In Apium graveolens cultivar Ventura unplaced genomic scaffold, ASM990537v1 ctg8825, whole genome shotgun sequence, the following proteins share a genomic window:
- the LOC141705367 gene encoding F-box/kelch-repeat protein At3g23880-like, with protein MAEISKRKRKNKKRAWEKVMSSFTDDLWTEILLRLPIKSLLRFKSVCKSWFSIISSHRFAKSHHAIAGTDDQVVIVHLEPNDNDFDADVDGSFSLIHLGSEPNCKNLDFPYSQGEYPSKDIFSTLIGSHFGIVCVSVDVSDWSVTNNNFDIYLWNPATKHSKLIPRYNKSDNAYTSGSLGFAFDHIDSDFKLVKVQSRDFFAKVYSSNRNEWRCIEPRPIDVPQRNVFDICFHGFLFAIGNNSGMMAFNLNKELFICDINLPVTSFDDAQSSTKTRVSNFNDTIAVIFCTMDNGKIQLWTLDNEACLCGGGVQALWTKVLSIDVGLPLYLVEGLYNNSQFLVVGRDGNRFMYDLNKKVTKNFTGPYFEATEIFKYTASIFSLEGFKRIKWAASFSSRQDSSDSDVEMD; from the coding sequence ATGGCAGAAATTAGCAAGAGGAAGAGGAAAAATAAGAAAAGAGCTTGGGAAAAGGTGATGAGTAGTTTCACGGATGATCTGTGGACTGAGATTCTCCTGCGCCTTCCCATTAAGTCATTACTTCGATTCAAATCGGTTTGTAAATCATGGTTTTCCATAATTTCAAGCCATCGTTTCGCAAAATCTCATCACGCAATCGCTGGTACAGATGATCAAGTTGTTATTGTACACCTGGAACCAAATGACAATGATTTTGACGCAGACGTTGATGGCTCTTTTTCCCTCATTCACCTCGGTTCCGAACCTAATTGTAAGAATCTCGATTTTCCTTACTCGCAAGGTGAGTATCCGTCTAAAGATATATTCTCTACGCTTATAGGTTCTCATTTTGGCATTGTTTGTGTTTCTGTTGATGTATCCGATTGGTCCGTTACCAATAATAATTTCGATATTTATCTGTGGAACCCTGCAACTAAACACTCCAAGCTCATTCCCCGCTATAATAAATCTGATAATGCTTACACAAGTGGTTCTTTGGGCTTTGCTTTTGATCACATTGATTCAGATTTTAAACTTGTTAAAGTTCAGTCTCGTGATTTTTTTGCTAAGGTCTATTCTTCAAACAGGAATGAGTGGCGATGTATTGAGCCCAGGCCTATTGATGTTCCCCAGAGAAATGTTTTTGATATATGTTTTCACGGATTTTTGTTTGCCATAGGAAATAATAGTGGTATGATGGCTTTTAATTTGAACAAGGAGTTGTTTATTTGTGATATTAATCTTCCTGTTACTTCTTTTGATGATGCTCAGAGTTCTACTAAAACTCGAGTTAGTAACTTCAATGATACTATTGCTGTCATATTCTGTACTATGGACAACGGTAAGATTCAATTGTGGACATTAGACAATGAGGCTTGTCTTTGTGGTGGCGGAGTTCAGGCATTGTGGACTAAAGTGCTCAGTATTGATGTAGGTTTGCCATTATACTTGGTTGAAGGCCTCTATAACAATTCTCAATTTTTAGTAGTTGGTAGAGATGGTAACAGGTTTATGTATGACTTGAACAAGAAAGTGACCAAAAATTTCACTGGCCCCTATTTCGAAGCTACTGAAATTTTCAAGTATACGGCAAGCATTTTTTCACTCGAAGGATTCAAACGAATCAAGTGGGCTGCTTCATTTTCGAGTAGGCAAGATTCATCGGACTCGGATGTGGAAATGGAT